The Polyangium aurulentum genomic interval CGGGCTTGTTGCGCCTCACCAGGGCCTCGACGCGCACGACGTACGTGCGCAGCGAGTCCTCGAGGGCCTCCTTGTTCTCACGCACCTCGCGCGTCTCGTCCACGACCCCCGTCGTCCCGACGACCGCGCCGTAAACCGCGTGCGTCTGCTTCAGCAGGTCGAGCACGGGGAGGGCGCCAATGGCGGCGATCTTCTCGACAAGCCCCTCGTTCTCGATCGTGTGCAGCTTGGTCTCGATGGCCGCCCATTCCTCCTCGACCCTCATGTTCACGAAGCTACGGCCGTCCGGGAAGACCCGGTCGACGACCTCCTTTGCGCTCTTGCCCTGCGGGAGGAACTCGGCAATCGAGGCCCAGCCCTCGAGGATGTCGAGGAGCGCGCCGCCCACGCGATCCTCGCGCCGGTCCGCCTCCTTGACGGTGAGCGTCCCGGCGGCGGGGCCCTTCGCCAATGCCAGCTGCAAGGCGATGCGGTCCTCGGCGATCTGCGCGATGATCTCGGATACGCTCTCGGGGAGTTCTTTGTCGGCCGCTGCGGCTGCCTCGACCGCGCTGGCGAGGGCGATGGCGCCACGTGAATCGGTGCGGGGGAGTTGAACGAGATTCAGGGCTGTGAACGATCTACGCATGACCGGGCAGGTTAGTGCCGGGGTGAGCGGGATGTCCATGGGGTCGTGAGGCGGAATCGTGCGCTGGGGCGAGCGGGCCGTCTTCGTCAGACGGCCCGTCGTTCCCGGTTCAAGCGCGGCTATAGACGAGTCGGGCGAGCGTGCCGATGACGTGGTCCATGCGGTCGAGCAGCGCTCGATCGACATCGTTGACGTACCGCATGGCCTTTGCCACTTCGATGCAAGCCAGGACCTCCCGGGCCGAGCCGAGCGCAGTCTGGTATCGTTGGCGCTTGTGCCCCGCGGTATTGGCCATCCCTTCCGCCGTGTTCAGCGCCACGCTGGCAATGGCCCGGCGCATCTGCCGCGCCAGGTCTCGATCCCGCCGTTCGATACGTTCCGCGACCGTAGCCGCATCCGCTGCCATCTCCAGCACCACGTTATAGATACGAAGCATACCGGACTCCTTGCAAAGCCCGACGACCCATTCGCCGGGACCTCGTCCCGACACCGGCGCGCGCAGGTGGTCACAAGACTGCGGCGCCTCGCGCCGCACCGCGCGCAGCCACCCGGAGCCGCGCGCAGCGAAGCGAGCACGGCGAGGATGGCGAGCACGGCTTGGTCTTGTGACCACCGAGCACGCCGGTACCCTCGCGTCCCCGAGCGAGCGTTTTTCATTCCCCCCGCTCCCGCTCCCGCTCCCGCTCCCTCTCCCGCTCCCGCTCCCTCTCCCGCTCCCTCTCCCGCTCCCGCTCCCGCTCCCGCTCCCTCCCACTCCTCTCCCGCTCCCGCCCGGATCTCATTCACGGCGGCCGCCACCCTTGCGCCGGATCCAGGCCGCGGTCAGGGCAGCCCAGCAGAAGGTGACGACCCCGTCCCCGCTCTCTCGCGCCCCAGGGGGCGTGGCGCAGGAGCAGCCGCCCTCGGGGGCTCCCTCTTCCTCGCGGATTGCGCAGCCGAAGGTCCCGTCCGTTCCGGGGATCAGCGTGCATTCGCCGCCGTGGGGGCAGGTTCTTTCGTCCTCGGGGAAGCAGAGGGCGCTGC includes:
- a CDS encoding four helix bundle protein codes for the protein MLRIYNVVLEMAADAATVAERIERRDRDLARQMRRAIASVALNTAEGMANTAGHKRQRYQTALGSAREVLACIEVAKAMRYVNDVDRALLDRMDHVIGTLARLVYSRA